AACGCTCAGGCTTGAGTCCGCGCCGCCATCCCCGATGTTTGTGCGAAGCTGATAACTAAATGTGTCGATCGAAATCCCGTTCACCAACATTTCCCCGCGAATTAGATCATTTACGAAGTCATTGATGCCACGTCCGCTTTCCCCAGAAAGCAGTTTTAAGTTTTCACTATCGAGCTTGAACATCGAGTTCCCACAAAAATTGCTGGCGTCTGCCGTGCTTGTTCGTACCTCAGCTTAGCAATAATCAGCAGTCGCTAGCCAAGCAGACAGAAATCTTTAGCGTCTAGTGGCTAGGCCTTGGCCGTTCGCATGCATCGCTTTTTACTACAGCAAAAGCCTTTTTTGGTGCGTGAAGGCTGTTGCAGCACGAACCTTCGATAGAAAACAGCGTCTTACCGGATGCCCTCAAACAAATCACGAACCCGATGCGTCCAGATCCAATTATTAAGCAAGCCGGCGTCAACGACAGCGAACAGCGGCTGGTGAATCTTTGTGCTGGTACGTTTCTTGAACTTTGGAGCTACCCGAACGTATTCCGTAGTCAACACGCCAACGGTGACCCGGAAGGGAAGGAGGTCTGCGACCTCGTGGTGGTGTTTGGAGACCGATTGCTTATTTTTTCAGACAAGCGATGCGAACTGAAACTTAAGGGAGATTTGGATGTTGATTGGCGACGCTGGTTTCGCCGAGCGGTCCGGGGCGCGGAAAAGCAGCTGCGTGGAGCTGAGCGATGGTTGACCAATTCGCCTGAGTCGATTTTTCTTGACCGGCAATGCGAGCAACCGATGCCGGTCGATTTGTCGCAGATCGACGCAAAGAAGACACACCGTATCGTTGTCGCGAGTGGAGCGTTAGCGCGCATTCGTGATTGGAGCAATGGTGATTGGCCAGGCCTCGTGCTTTTTACGCCCCTGAAAGACGATCACCACGATCGCCAGCGACCGCAGTTAAGGGGCGCCGACTCAGATGATTGGAAGAACTTCATTCTTCGTTTTCCTGAAGATTGGAACCATCTGGGTAATACGCTCCCCTTCATGATCGGGGACATCTCAACCGAAGATCCGTTTGTTCATGTGTTTGACGAACGCGCCATCGAAATACTGCTTCAGGAGCTCGACACGATGCAGGATTTCGTCGAGTACCTTGACCAGCGTGCAGCTATCATCCGAAACGAAACGTTCACGTTGGCACCAAGTGAAGAAGACTTGCTGGCCCTTTACCTGCGTTCCTTCAACGACGAGAAACTTCACTACTTCCCATTCGATGGCCCGCAAGAAATCAAACTAATCCCAAATGGGGAGTGGGACGACTTCGTCGCCAGCGGACTTCATCAAGATCGCAGGTCACAAAACGAATCAAGCTACGCGTGGGACAAATTGATCGAGACGTTCTCTCTCGGAATTTTGGATGGCAGTTCGCCTGCCTATGAGTTGGCGGAGTTTTCGGAGCAGGAACTCGCAGTCCGTGCAATGGCGAAGGAATCACGACTCCAGCGTCGCGGACTCGTTGAAGCTTTCAAAGGACTGCTGAGTGATCCCGACCAAAAGAGTCTGATGGCTCGGACCTGCGATCGCAGAGATTATGGTTTTGCAACTTTCATCTTTGTAATCGTTCGACCGGAAGAGGGGGAAAGCAAAGAGGACTATACGGTCCGACGCCATGCAATTTGTGTTGCCTACATGCTGGAAGCGAAACGCAAGTTGGCACCGAATGGCGAAGTGGTCGTAATCACGACTGAGCCACTCGACTTTCAGGACTTTCGCAGCGAACACGTCTTTTATCGTAGCGCTGAACCTTTAACGGAATCAGAATATGAGCCGGTTCGTCCAATCATCGATGAATTGAACATTCTGAAGAATACCGTTGTGACCAGTCACCTACCACTTTCTGAGTATTCGAGCGAAGCCGTTGCTACAGTCAATTTCGGAGATCTGGATCTTCCTTGTGACTGTGGACGAGGTAGAAGAAGAAGGAATTGCTGTTTTAAGCTAAATCAACTGATTCCAGAAGTTGATTCGCCAATAGGTAGACAACTGTAGAATCCTCGGCGGTGCCGAGCTTCTACGACGACCGAGGTTGTATCTTGATATTACGAACATTTAGCGCGCCATGACCGCGTATCCGTTCCGTCAATTGCAGCCGTACTCAGTACCTTTGTCACTGCCGCTGGTGGTTGGGAGCTTGGCGGAGCTTGGTGCCATCCACCTTTTGCGCGATGATGTTGTCACTCGTTTGATGCAAGTTCGCTTTCAGTGACTGCTCTCTGCAGTCTTCTTCGTTTAGCTGCCGACAAAAAGGTGGAGCTTGGTGCCATCCACCTTTTGCGCGATGGTGTTGTCATTCGTTTAATGCAAGTTTGCTTTCCGTGACTGCTCTCTGCAGTCTTCTTCGTTTAGCTGCCGACAAAAGCGAGCGTCAGCGCAGACCGGTGTCGCATCGACTGTCGAACGGCAGCAGCGGTGAAGACGCGGGCTAGGTGAAGCAGGCTGATGCGGAGGCTTGTCCTTGGTGGTGGTGTTTGCCACACCGCTGCGCGTCTTGACGCATTGACTCCGGTGAACCAACGCAGATCGACTTGCCAAAGTACTTCTGCCACTGCCACACCAGGTCTCGCCACATCGATGCGTCGATCCCGATCTCTGTCAGCGTTTTGGCGAGCGAGTCAGGGACCTTCGCCGCGATTCCATCAACGCTCTGCTTCGCTGTCCAACGCAACAGCCTGAGGTAATCGCGAATCGACACATGTAGAAACCCCCTGTTGCTCGCTCGTAATCCATCGCAATTGACTTCCGTGTCACTGGACAGTTTGTCTGGGGCTAGCGTCAGCGGAGCCAACCAAGCATCGCGACGAATTCGCTTGCCTGTTGGGTTACGCTTCTTCGCTCTCTGTTGCTCGCGAAGTTCTTTAACAGGCGTTTTACGAGTCTTTTTGGCAGCTTCCTCGGTTGGTACCGGCTTCAGGTCGAACGCTGCAGAGTCGATGCGTTTCCCTTGGCCTGCTTCAATGCGATCAAAGGCGGAAGTGTGCGGAGAAGTCGCTGGATCCGACGTCATTGCCGCACGCACAGGGTTCAAATCAACGTACATACTGCACGCCAACAACCCAGCTTCATCAGCGATTCGCTGTGCCTTAAAACGCCCTTCCCAAAATCGACCGGTGCATTCATCCTGTCGATTTGCCATCCGAGAAATCGGTTCGGCCAACGACCGCATGAACCATGAGATATCCGACATCCGATGGCGAATCTCGGCAATTCGCTCTGCGTT
This genomic interval from Neorhodopirellula lusitana contains the following:
- a CDS encoding transposase, coding for MPRPKREEQFEDGEICIVHAVQRCVRRAFLAGVDAQTGKDYSFRKEWIRRRMEALASVFGIDVLSYAVMSNHLHVILRNRPDVVATWSDAEVAIRWLRVFPGRRMEEHLAEPTEHEVKTLAGNAERIAEIRHRMSDISWFMRSLAEPISRMANRQDECTGRFWEGRFKAQRIADEAGLLACSMYVDLNPVRAAMTSDPATSPHTSAFDRIEAGQGKRIDSAAFDLKPVPTEEAAKKTRKTPVKELREQQRAKKRNPTGKRIRRDAWLAPLTLAPDKLSSDTEVNCDGLRASNRGFLHVSIRDYLRLLRWTAKQSVDGIAAKVPDSLAKTLTEIGIDASMWRDLVWQWQKYFGKSICVGSPESMRQDAQRCGKHHHQGQASASACFT